A single genomic interval of Lactococcus sp. S-13 harbors:
- the cydD gene encoding thiol reductant ABC exporter subunit CydD: MIDKSLFDLPGVRKMFPILGILAVIQAIVIAAQALFMATTITRLWNGEAFGQVILWVLGFLACFLSRELINFIRSKALDKLAYGLATKLRGDILEKFFRLGPTRLTDLGSGSAATTVITGIDQVEEYIKLVLSKVLNMMIVPMLLLVPVFFLDWQSGIVLTLTFPFAILFMILLGFAAQGRAERQYKTFQYLSNHFLDSLRGISTLKYFGLSKDYAKSIYRTSEEFRKETMGALRIAMLSTFALDFFASLSVAVVALFLGLRLMNGEILLFPALAALIMAPEYFLPLRDFASDYHATLNGKNSLAAVNEILATDENISTELEKTLTWTDQSRLELTELTKIYDTGRGIADVNLQVTGFQKIALVGNSGSGKSTLLSMLAGFLTPTQGKIKLNTQVLSSLADEKYRQSVQFIPQKTYIFAGTFRENLAFYEPGASDEEIEQAAHLAGLQGLLKEIGLDGQVGAGGRTISGGQAQRLALARAFLSKTRNILLLDEPTAHLDIETELEIKANILPLLENKLVFIATHRLHWLSSMDLVIVLKEGAVAGIGTHEELLATNIYYQELLTQMRGVDDEEILLTKPSNQDQNADENQISSVSKKVTEETTDKATQKFRENADGFEKSSGKDFVSKKGGQINEI; encoded by the coding sequence ATGATTGATAAATCTCTTTTTGATTTGCCTGGTGTCCGAAAAATGTTTCCAATTTTGGGGATTTTGGCGGTAATTCAGGCTATTGTGATTGCAGCTCAGGCTTTGTTTATGGCTACGACGATTACTCGTTTGTGGAATGGAGAAGCTTTTGGGCAAGTGATTTTATGGGTGTTGGGCTTTTTGGCTTGTTTTTTGAGCCGAGAGTTGATTAACTTTATTCGGTCAAAAGCTTTGGATAAATTGGCTTATGGTTTGGCTACGAAATTGCGTGGAGATATTTTAGAGAAATTTTTCCGCTTGGGGCCAACGCGTTTGACAGACTTAGGTTCTGGTTCGGCTGCGACCACGGTCATTACGGGCATTGATCAGGTTGAAGAATATATCAAGCTGGTTTTATCAAAAGTTTTGAACATGATGATTGTGCCGATGTTACTCTTGGTTCCCGTCTTTTTCCTTGATTGGCAAAGTGGGATTGTGTTAACTTTGACTTTTCCTTTTGCTATTCTTTTCATGATTTTGCTTGGTTTTGCGGCGCAAGGGCGGGCGGAGCGTCAGTACAAGACTTTCCAATATTTATCTAATCATTTTTTGGATTCTCTGCGCGGAATTTCAACCTTGAAATATTTCGGCTTATCAAAAGATTACGCAAAATCAATTTATCGGACGTCAGAAGAATTTCGTAAGGAAACCATGGGGGCTTTGCGCATTGCGATGTTATCAACGTTTGCGCTTGATTTTTTTGCGAGTTTGTCTGTGGCTGTTGTTGCTTTGTTTTTGGGTCTGCGCTTGATGAATGGTGAAATTTTACTATTTCCGGCGTTGGCTGCATTGATTATGGCCCCTGAGTATTTCTTACCTCTTCGTGATTTTGCAAGTGATTATCATGCAACTTTGAATGGTAAAAATTCGCTGGCTGCGGTCAATGAAATTTTGGCAACGGATGAAAATATTTCGACAGAATTGGAAAAAACACTGACGTGGACAGATCAGTCTCGTTTAGAACTTACAGAATTGACCAAAATCTATGATACAGGCAGAGGAATTGCTGACGTAAATTTACAAGTCACAGGCTTTCAAAAAATTGCCCTGGTCGGAAACTCAGGATCAGGAAAATCAACGTTGCTCTCTATGCTGGCGGGATTTTTGACGCCAACACAGGGAAAAATCAAATTGAATACGCAAGTCTTGAGCAGTTTGGCTGATGAAAAATATCGTCAATCTGTGCAATTTATTCCTCAAAAAACATATATTTTTGCTGGAACATTTCGGGAAAATTTGGCATTTTATGAGCCAGGAGCAAGCGATGAAGAAATTGAGCAAGCAGCTCATTTAGCTGGTTTGCAAGGCTTGCTTAAGGAAATTGGTTTGGACGGGCAAGTGGGCGCAGGTGGACGTACCATTTCAGGTGGACAAGCCCAGCGCTTGGCCTTGGCGCGCGCATTTTTGAGTAAAACGCGAAATATTTTGTTGCTTGATGAACCGACGGCTCATTTGGATATTGAGACAGAGTTAGAAATTAAAGCGAATATTTTACCCTTACTTGAAAATAAATTAGTCTTCATTGCCACCCATCGGCTACACTGGCTGTCATCAATGGACTTAGTCATCGTGCTCAAAGAGGGTGCTGTCGCAGGAATTGGAACACACGAAGAACTTTTGGCGACCAATATTTATTATCAAGAGTTGCTGACGCAAATGCGAGGCGTGGACGATGAAGAGATTTTGCTGACGAAACCGTCCAATCAAGACCAAAATGCTGACGAAAATCAAATCAGCTCCGTCAGCAAAAAAGTCACAGAAGAAACCACTGATAAAGCAACTCAAAAGTTCAGAGAAAATGCTGACGGATTTGAAAAGAGCTCTGGAAAAGATTTCGTCAGTAAAAAAGGAGGTCAAATCAATGAAATTTAG
- the cydB gene encoding cytochrome d ubiquinol oxidase subunit II, giving the protein MTGLQLFWFIIVGVLFSGFFFLEGFDYGVGMSAITIAKDKREIEQTIGSIGPVWDLNEVWLLTAGGAMFASFPYWYASLFSGFYLILFLILVGLILRGVTFEFRHHSHSEKGKMLWTRILGISSFAIPFLFGLMFTSMIQGVPMDARGNVSATFTSYVNLLSVVGGVAVLLLAWLHGLNYLALKTEGELRERAARTANKLYFVLYAGEVVFAVLLAIFTDFLEKHFWGTLILLAAIVILTVFAHLSVRAKKEMSAFLASGLTFVALVALIFQGIFPRVMIATNPAHSILIKNASSTGYTLTTMTWITLIILPFVLIYMGWTYFIFRKRIKK; this is encoded by the coding sequence ATGACAGGTTTACAACTTTTTTGGTTTATTATTGTTGGTGTCCTTTTTAGTGGCTTCTTTTTCCTAGAAGGTTTCGACTATGGTGTCGGGATGAGCGCAATTACGATTGCCAAGGACAAACGTGAGATTGAACAAACAATTGGTTCTATTGGGCCAGTTTGGGATTTGAATGAAGTATGGTTATTGACGGCTGGTGGAGCGATGTTCGCCTCTTTTCCTTACTGGTATGCTTCGCTTTTTTCAGGCTTTTATCTAATTTTGTTCTTGATTTTGGTCGGTTTGATTTTGCGTGGTGTGACTTTTGAGTTTCGACATCATTCGCATTCGGAAAAAGGCAAGATGCTTTGGACACGAATTTTAGGTATTTCTAGCTTTGCCATTCCCTTTCTCTTTGGTTTGATGTTCACGAGCATGATCCAAGGCGTTCCAATGGATGCTAGAGGGAATGTTTCGGCGACTTTTACGTCTTATGTCAACTTATTGTCAGTTGTTGGTGGTGTTGCGGTCTTGCTTTTGGCATGGTTGCATGGACTAAACTATTTGGCATTGAAGACAGAGGGAGAGTTGCGAGAACGGGCAGCACGTACGGCGAATAAATTGTATTTTGTCCTTTATGCTGGTGAAGTGGTCTTTGCTGTTTTGTTAGCTATCTTTACGGATTTTCTGGAAAAACATTTTTGGGGAACTCTAATTTTGTTGGCTGCTATCGTTATTTTGACTGTATTTGCTCATCTTTCGGTGAGAGCAAAGAAAGAGATGTCAGCTTTTCTGGCTTCTGGTTTAACTTTTGTAGCTTTGGTTGCTTTGATTTTCCAAGGTATTTTCCCTCGAGTAATGATTGCGACAAATCCTGCGCATAGTATTTTAATTAAAAATGCTAGTTCGACAGGCTATACTTTGACGACAATGACGTGGATTACGTTGATTATCCTACCTTTTGTATTGATTTACATGGGGTGGACTTACTTTATTTTTAGAAAACGGATTAAAAAATAA
- a CDS encoding cytochrome ubiquinol oxidase subunit I — MPSIEFLARFQFAMTTIFHFFFVPLSVGMVFMTALMETVYVVTGDEKWKKRTKFFGSIMLLSFAVGVVTGIIQEFQFGMNWSEYSRYVGDIFGAPLAVEALLAFFLESTFLGIWMFGWDKLGKKLHNATLWITFVGTFLSSLWILAANSWMQNPVGYEVKGGRATLTSFSALITNPQTILEFSHVTTGFLLTGGFITAGIAAYQLLKNREVDMFKPVLRLGLLVALIGSLGNFVAGDQQMLEVQRTQPMKFAATEGVYETTPSPAAWDMVAFFNESEHTEVFGIRIPYMLSILTYHRPSGSVEGMNEINAKLQKQFPEAAKEVNGNFFPPVTVLFWTFRIMAGLSMLMILLSALGLFWTRKKRPILYENRFGLQVYRWFLFSPFLAITSGWLVTELGRYPWTVYGLFTIRDSVSPNVSAGSLLFSNAVYFLLFCFLGGVMIYFTIQRMKQGVEGAETAYVSLDPFNQEVLDTKQEETEKSVDDVKKGAEE, encoded by the coding sequence ATGCCTAGTATAGAATTTCTTGCGCGCTTTCAGTTCGCAATGACAACAATTTTCCACTTTTTCTTTGTACCACTTTCGGTAGGGATGGTTTTTATGACTGCGCTCATGGAAACTGTTTATGTCGTAACTGGTGATGAAAAATGGAAGAAACGCACTAAATTCTTTGGATCAATCATGCTTTTGTCCTTTGCGGTCGGAGTAGTAACAGGGATTATCCAAGAATTTCAATTTGGGATGAACTGGTCGGAGTATTCTCGCTATGTTGGTGATATTTTTGGGGCACCTTTAGCGGTTGAAGCTTTGCTTGCTTTCTTCCTTGAATCAACTTTCCTCGGAATTTGGATGTTTGGTTGGGATAAGTTGGGTAAAAAGTTGCACAATGCAACTTTATGGATTACTTTTGTGGGGACTTTTTTGTCTTCTCTATGGATTTTGGCGGCAAATTCGTGGATGCAAAATCCTGTTGGTTATGAGGTCAAGGGTGGTCGTGCCACTTTGACAAGTTTTTCAGCTTTGATTACGAATCCACAAACGATTTTGGAATTTAGCCACGTTACTACTGGCTTCCTATTAACGGGTGGCTTTATTACCGCTGGGATTGCTGCTTACCAACTTCTTAAAAATCGCGAAGTTGATATGTTTAAACCTGTTTTACGGTTAGGACTTTTGGTTGCTTTGATTGGCTCGCTCGGAAACTTTGTTGCTGGTGACCAACAAATGCTTGAAGTTCAACGGACACAACCGATGAAATTCGCAGCGACTGAAGGGGTTTATGAAACAACACCAAGTCCTGCTGCCTGGGATATGGTTGCTTTCTTCAATGAATCTGAACATACCGAGGTCTTTGGAATACGCATTCCTTATATGTTATCAATTTTGACTTATCATCGTCCAAGTGGTTCGGTTGAAGGGATGAATGAGATTAATGCTAAACTTCAAAAACAATTTCCAGAAGCTGCTAAAGAAGTGAATGGGAATTTCTTCCCACCTGTAACAGTACTCTTTTGGACTTTCCGGATTATGGCAGGCTTGTCAATGTTGATGATTTTGTTATCTGCTTTGGGCTTGTTTTGGACGCGGAAAAAACGTCCGATTCTTTATGAAAATCGCTTTGGTTTACAGGTTTATCGGTGGTTCTTATTTTCACCTTTCCTTGCGATTACGTCAGGTTGGTTGGTCACTGAGCTAGGACGTTATCCTTGGACAGTTTATGGATTGTTTACAATCAGAGATTCTGTCTCACCTAATGTTTCTGCGGGCTCTTTGCTTTTTTCAAATGCGGTTTATTTCCTCTTGTTCTGTTTCCTCGGTGGTGTCATGATTTATTTCACGATTCAACGTATGAAACAAGGTGTGGAAGGAGCAGAAACGGCTTATGTTTCGCTAGATCCTTTTAATCAGGAGGTTTTGGATACAAAACAAGAAGAAACTGAGAAATCAGTGGATGATGTGAAGAAAGGGGCTGAGGAATAA
- a CDS encoding peptide MFS transporter: MENLNKTEKTFFGQPRGLLTLFQTEFWERFSYYGMRAILVYYLYALTTADNAGLGLPKAQAMAIVSIYGALVYLSTIVGGWIADRLLGASQTILIGGILITFGHVALATPFGLTSLFVSLFLIILGTGMLKPNISNMVGHLYSKEDPRRDTGFNIFVVGINMGSLIAPLVVGTVGQGINYHLGFSLAAIGMIVALFVYWYGRVRHFPEIGRKPSNPMNAREKLLFLIGLIVVVVVAFIGFFMLYKADPKNFINNFINFLSVVGIVVPIIYFVMMFASKKVASDERRKLTAYIPLFLSAIVFWAIEEQSSTVIAVWGESRTNLNPTWFGMTFHIDPSWYQLLNPLFIVLLSPIFVRLWNKLGDRQPSTIVKFGIGLVLTGISYLIMTLPGLLNGTSGRASALWLVLMFAVQMAGELLVSPVGLSVSTKLAPVAFQSQMMAMWFLADSTSQAINAQISPFFKASTEVNFFGIVGIIGIAVGIILLLIKKPILKLMGDVR, translated from the coding sequence ATGGAAAACTTAAACAAAACAGAAAAGACCTTTTTTGGTCAGCCACGTGGCTTACTCACACTTTTCCAGACAGAGTTCTGGGAACGTTTTTCTTACTATGGTATGCGTGCCATTTTGGTTTATTACCTTTATGCTTTAACTACAGCAGATAATGCTGGCTTGGGGCTTCCTAAAGCTCAAGCAATGGCAATTGTAAGTATTTATGGTGCTTTAGTTTATCTTTCAACAATTGTTGGGGGCTGGATTGCTGACCGTTTATTAGGGGCATCTCAAACAATTTTAATTGGTGGAATTTTAATTACTTTTGGGCACGTTGCTTTAGCGACACCATTTGGTTTGACTTCATTATTTGTGTCATTATTCTTAATTATTTTGGGTACAGGGATGCTCAAACCAAATATTTCAAATATGGTAGGTCACCTTTATTCTAAAGAAGATCCACGTCGTGACACAGGATTTAATATCTTTGTTGTCGGAATCAATATGGGTTCATTGATTGCACCATTGGTTGTTGGTACTGTTGGGCAAGGGATTAACTATCATCTTGGGTTCTCGCTTGCTGCGATTGGGATGATTGTTGCCCTCTTTGTTTACTGGTATGGACGAGTTCGTCATTTCCCAGAAATCGGACGCAAACCTTCTAATCCAATGAATGCGCGTGAGAAATTGCTATTTCTTATTGGTTTAATCGTTGTCGTTGTTGTCGCTTTTATTGGCTTCTTTATGCTTTATAAAGCTGACCCTAAAAATTTCATCAATAATTTCATCAATTTCTTATCTGTAGTTGGTATTGTTGTACCTATTATCTACTTCGTCATGATGTTTGCTTCAAAAAAAGTGGCATCTGATGAGCGTCGCAAACTGACGGCATACATTCCTTTGTTCTTGTCAGCAATTGTCTTTTGGGCAATTGAAGAACAAAGTTCAACAGTTATTGCCGTATGGGGCGAATCGCGGACTAATTTGAATCCAACTTGGTTTGGAATGACTTTCCATATCGATCCTTCTTGGTATCAATTGCTCAACCCGCTCTTCATCGTGCTTTTGTCACCAATCTTTGTTCGTTTGTGGAACAAATTGGGTGATCGCCAACCTTCAACAATTGTAAAATTTGGGATCGGCTTGGTTCTAACGGGGATTTCTTACTTGATTATGACCTTGCCAGGGCTCTTGAACGGAACATCTGGACGCGCGAGCGCTCTCTGGTTAGTTTTGATGTTTGCCGTACAAATGGCAGGTGAACTCTTAGTTTCACCGGTTGGTCTGTCTGTTTCGACAAAACTTGCGCCTGTTGCATTCCAGTCACAAATGATGGCAATGTGGTTCTTGGCGGATTCGACTTCACAAGCAATCAACGCACAAATTTCACCGTTTTTCAAAGCATCAACAGAAGTTAATTTCTTTGGTATTGTCGGTATTATTGGTATTGCAGTCGGAATTATCTTACTTTTGATCAAGAAACCAATCTTGAAATTGATGGGCGATGTTCGCTAA
- a CDS encoding glycoside hydrolase family 13 protein, translated as MYYYNSWEAECKEPFGAIKVGQTMKVNFKTDKEKVEVKFIIRRDFGKRYEFPMQEVKEGEFKVAVPFDVGKGLYFYYFEILEPSDWGKIKQFYGCSGIGGEGVLYSNENDVKPYQLTVFSKEDLAPDWYRDAVFYQIFPDRFYNGNDDGKISNPKPNSFIYGSNSDTPFYVKYENGDIARWDFFGGNLRGISKKIPYLKELGVTAIYLNPIFSGTSNHRYDTNDYLVIDSMLGDEAEFKVLLDKLHQEGMHLILDGVFSHVGKNSRYFNINGDFGDNEGAAKNPNSPYFDWFKFNDYPYDYKSWWGIKDLPEIDKDNESFRQFIYGEKDSVLAKWNDLGVDGWRLDVADELPDDFIQGIRENLDTYSEKMLIGEIWEDASNKISYGARRNYILGGSLQGCMNYPFRDIIIHFVNNQRSSHDVAYQLMNLRENYPKAIFYNNLNNLGTHDTERILTMVGDENNSLAISMMFVLPGVPCIYYGDEAGLDGGKDPENRKYFPWGDISQEFYNLYQTWSKRRQEEVTLRHGEFSVFFTDKVLGILRYTSDEIFIYVVNSSKEQVNFGEEKITYLQKLSFLHDVNEKLSGLTISGKSSLNLKIKF; from the coding sequence ATGTATTACTATAATTCATGGGAGGCTGAGTGCAAAGAGCCTTTTGGAGCAATAAAGGTCGGACAGACGATGAAAGTGAACTTCAAGACAGACAAAGAAAAGGTTGAGGTGAAGTTCATTATTCGGCGTGATTTTGGGAAACGTTATGAATTTCCGATGCAAGAAGTTAAAGAGGGGGAGTTTAAGGTTGCGGTTCCCTTCGACGTTGGAAAAGGACTTTATTTTTACTATTTTGAGATTTTGGAACCATCAGATTGGGGAAAAATTAAGCAATTTTATGGTTGCTCAGGAATCGGAGGCGAAGGAGTCCTTTATTCTAATGAAAATGACGTTAAGCCTTACCAACTAACGGTTTTCTCTAAAGAAGATTTGGCTCCAGATTGGTATCGTGATGCGGTTTTTTATCAAATTTTTCCAGATCGCTTTTATAATGGAAATGACGATGGGAAAATCAGCAACCCAAAGCCTAATTCTTTTATTTACGGCTCTAATTCGGATACGCCGTTTTATGTTAAATATGAAAACGGAGATATTGCGCGCTGGGATTTTTTTGGTGGAAACTTACGAGGAATTAGCAAAAAAATTCCTTATTTGAAAGAGCTTGGTGTGACGGCTATCTACCTCAATCCAATTTTTTCGGGAACGAGTAATCATCGATATGATACAAATGATTATTTGGTAATTGATAGTATGCTTGGGGACGAGGCTGAGTTTAAAGTATTACTTGACAAATTGCATCAAGAAGGAATGCATTTGATATTGGATGGTGTTTTTTCCCATGTTGGAAAAAATTCCCGTTATTTTAATATCAATGGGGATTTTGGTGACAATGAAGGCGCAGCAAAAAATCCAAACTCACCTTATTTTGACTGGTTCAAATTTAATGATTATCCATACGACTATAAGTCATGGTGGGGAATTAAAGATTTGCCAGAAATTGACAAAGATAACGAGAGTTTTCGTCAATTTATCTATGGGGAGAAAGATTCTGTTTTAGCGAAATGGAATGATTTAGGGGTTGACGGCTGGAGGTTAGATGTTGCTGACGAACTTCCAGATGATTTTATTCAAGGGATTCGAGAAAATTTAGATACCTATTCTGAAAAAATGTTGATTGGTGAGATTTGGGAAGATGCATCCAATAAGATTTCCTACGGAGCTAGACGAAATTATATTCTTGGAGGAAGTTTGCAGGGCTGCATGAATTATCCATTTCGGGACATTATTATCCATTTTGTAAATAATCAGCGTTCGAGCCATGATGTGGCCTATCAATTGATGAATCTACGCGAAAATTATCCGAAAGCTATTTTTTATAATAATTTAAATAATTTGGGAACTCATGATACCGAACGGATTTTGACAATGGTCGGCGATGAAAATAACTCACTTGCAATCAGTATGATGTTTGTTTTACCCGGTGTTCCTTGTATTTATTATGGAGATGAGGCCGGTTTAGATGGGGGCAAAGATCCAGAAAATCGCAAATATTTTCCCTGGGGGGATATCTCCCAGGAATTCTATAATCTCTATCAGACTTGGAGCAAAAGGCGACAAGAAGAAGTGACACTACGTCATGGAGAATTTTCGGTATTTTTCACGGATAAAGTCTTAGGAATTTTACGTTATACAAGTGATGAAATTTTCATTTATGTAGTCAACTCCAGCAAAGAACAAGTAAATTTTGGAGAAGAGAAAATTACTTACTTACAAAAGCTAAGTTTTTTACATGATGTGAACGAAAAATTATCTGGGCTAACGATTTCTGGAAAATCAAGTTTGAACTTAAAAATAAAGTTTTAA
- a CDS encoding glycogen/starch/alpha-glucan phosphorylase: MKLSKKQFKQDFEERLASKFATNLTKAGHQETYATLASVVKHYYSSIWTADNQYRDEVGKKQAYYFSIEFLPGKLLKSNLLNLGILDTVRDGLADLGIDLDEVAKVEPDMAIGNGGLGRLASCFMDSLASTGFPANGNGIRYRYGLFKQKIIDGYQVELPDSWLDNGNPWEVRRADKAVEINFGGEVWLEDDGKGKLLPHYKNQERVLAVPYDTPMIGFENTTVNNMCLWRSEVPQDLDLKFQNLDYMRQTSMLSAELYPDDSNYDGRLLRLKQEYFFVSAGLQRILRHYKFTQKKDIRRIGDYIAVHINDTHPALCVPEFMRLLIDEYGVGWNRAWDTTVKVMSYTNHTILSEALEKWPEDMVKNLLPRLYQIIVEIDRRRTAELLPKVGATLVHNTRIIKDGQIHMANLAIIGSHSTNGVAKLHSDLLKDVELHDFYEIYPERFNNKTNGIADRRWIQISNERLSGVLDETIGKTWRHNLNDLSLLKHFKDDEKILKQLQMAKYDNKLRLAALIQERNGITVNPEAIFDVQIKRLHAYKRQLLNVLHILKLYFDLKDEPDLDVVPRVFIFGAKAAPGYHYAKSIIKCINEIANMINNDSDIDDKIKVVFLENYNVSLAEMIIPAANVGEQISLASKEASGTSNMKFMLNGALTMGTLDGANIEIFEAAGEENNFVFGLTKDEVYEYYRNGNYNARDIYEQNPIVYRILNSFIDGTIPNIKSEGREIFDSLTIYNDEYFVLRDFNDYVRAQKDLENLYRNQTAWTKASLMNIANVGRFSSDRTVREYADDIWYIKAKK, from the coding sequence TTGAAACTTTCTAAAAAACAATTTAAGCAAGATTTTGAAGAACGTTTAGCTTCAAAATTTGCCACAAATCTTACCAAAGCGGGGCATCAAGAAACTTATGCTACCTTGGCCTCTGTTGTAAAGCATTATTACTCAAGTATTTGGACGGCAGATAATCAATACCGGGACGAAGTGGGAAAAAAGCAAGCCTACTATTTCTCAATTGAATTTTTGCCTGGTAAATTACTCAAATCAAATTTATTGAATTTGGGAATTCTAGATACTGTACGAGATGGCTTAGCTGATTTAGGAATTGATCTTGATGAAGTAGCAAAAGTTGAGCCAGATATGGCAATAGGAAATGGAGGGCTCGGTCGCCTTGCTAGCTGTTTTATGGATTCTCTTGCTTCCACGGGTTTTCCAGCGAATGGAAACGGAATTCGTTATCGCTATGGTCTATTCAAACAAAAAATTATTGATGGCTACCAAGTAGAACTGCCAGATTCATGGTTGGATAACGGAAATCCTTGGGAGGTTCGGCGTGCAGATAAGGCGGTTGAAATTAATTTTGGCGGAGAAGTTTGGTTAGAAGATGATGGGAAAGGAAAACTTTTACCCCATTATAAAAATCAAGAACGGGTACTTGCAGTCCCTTACGACACTCCGATGATTGGTTTTGAAAATACAACCGTCAATAATATGTGTCTCTGGAGATCAGAAGTTCCGCAAGACCTTGATTTAAAATTTCAAAATTTGGATTATATGCGCCAAACTTCGATGTTATCTGCTGAACTTTACCCTGATGATTCAAATTATGACGGACGTTTGCTTCGTCTCAAACAAGAATATTTCTTTGTTTCAGCTGGTTTGCAAAGAATTTTACGTCATTATAAATTTACTCAGAAAAAAGATATTCGCCGAATTGGTGACTATATTGCGGTTCATATCAATGATACACATCCAGCTCTTTGTGTACCAGAGTTCATGCGACTCTTAATTGATGAATACGGTGTTGGTTGGAACAGAGCATGGGATACTACGGTGAAAGTGATGTCTTATACTAATCACACTATTTTGTCGGAAGCCTTGGAAAAATGGCCAGAGGACATGGTGAAAAACCTCTTGCCACGTCTTTATCAAATTATTGTTGAGATTGATCGTCGCCGAACAGCAGAACTGCTTCCGAAAGTTGGAGCAACACTTGTACACAATACTCGCATCATTAAAGATGGGCAAATCCATATGGCCAATTTGGCTATTATTGGCTCACATTCAACAAATGGAGTTGCTAAGCTACATTCTGACTTATTGAAAGATGTGGAACTTCATGATTTCTATGAAATTTATCCAGAACGTTTCAATAATAAGACCAACGGGATTGCGGATCGGCGTTGGATTCAAATTTCCAACGAGCGTCTTTCAGGGGTTCTTGATGAAACAATTGGTAAGACATGGCGGCATAATCTTAATGACTTATCTTTGCTCAAGCATTTTAAGGATGATGAAAAAATTCTGAAGCAATTGCAAATGGCCAAATATGATAATAAATTACGCTTGGCAGCCCTCATTCAAGAGCGAAATGGAATTACAGTTAATCCAGAGGCAATTTTTGATGTTCAGATAAAAAGACTCCATGCCTATAAACGGCAATTACTTAATGTTTTGCATATCCTGAAACTTTACTTTGATTTAAAAGATGAACCTGATCTGGATGTTGTGCCTCGTGTCTTTATCTTTGGTGCTAAGGCAGCACCAGGTTATCATTATGCTAAATCAATCATCAAATGTATCAACGAAATTGCGAATATGATTAATAATGATTCCGACATTGACGATAAGATTAAGGTTGTTTTCTTGGAAAACTATAATGTCAGTTTGGCAGAAATGATTATTCCAGCAGCAAATGTAGGAGAGCAAATTTCTCTGGCCTCTAAAGAAGCATCAGGAACATCAAATATGAAATTTATGCTCAACGGGGCTTTGACAATGGGGACACTTGATGGTGCGAATATTGAAATTTTTGAAGCAGCAGGTGAAGAAAATAATTTTGTGTTTGGACTGACCAAGGATGAAGTTTATGAGTATTATCGTAATGGAAACTATAATGCGCGTGATATCTATGAACAAAATCCGATTGTCTATCGTATTCTAAACTCCTTCATTGATGGGACTATTCCGAATATCAAGAGCGAAGGGCGAGAGATTTTTGATTCTTTAACAATCTACAATGATGAATACTTTGTTTTACGCGATTTCAATGATTATGTTCGTGCTCAAAAAGACTTAGAAAATCTTTACCGTAATCAAACAGCTTGGACAAAAGCAAGTCTCATGAATATTGCAAATGTGGGACGTTTCAGCTCTGACCGTACGGTTCGTGAATATGCTGATGATATTTGGTATATTAAAGCCAAAAAATAA